Proteins encoded by one window of Clostridium bornimense:
- a CDS encoding ABC transporter permease: MGDTIINFIATTLRLSTPLIFASLGGLFSERVGVVNIALEGLMTLSAFFSIAMTLITGSLTVGIIAGIITAVLGALLHAFLSINLKSNQVISGVAINLFSSALTGFLLFQIFHTNGQTDGVASMPYPREFFYKIPVVGKLLGQLNWFVFLAIIVTIIATYVLFKTPFGLRLRAVGEYPKSADTVGVNVVKMRYIALIISGILAGLGGIYLAMDARLFREGMIAGKGYIALAAVIFGNWKPKGAFLACIVFGASEALSILAQAFGWNIPLEFYYALPYLLTMLALAGFVGKTTAPAALGEVYEKGQR; encoded by the coding sequence ATGGGAGATACAATTATTAATTTTATTGCAACAACACTAAGATTATCAACACCTCTTATTTTTGCATCATTAGGTGGACTATTCTCAGAAAGAGTAGGAGTTGTAAATATTGCATTAGAAGGCTTAATGACTTTAAGTGCATTTTTCTCAATAGCAATGACATTGATTACAGGAAGTTTAACAGTTGGTATAATTGCTGGTATTATTACAGCTGTTTTAGGTGCTTTGTTACATGCTTTTTTAAGTATTAACTTGAAATCAAATCAAGTTATTTCTGGTGTAGCAATTAATTTATTTTCATCAGCTTTAACAGGATTTCTATTATTTCAAATATTCCATACAAATGGTCAAACAGATGGTGTAGCATCAATGCCATATCCAAGAGAGTTTTTCTACAAAATACCAGTAGTGGGTAAATTACTTGGACAATTAAACTGGTTTGTATTCTTAGCGATAATAGTAACAATAATAGCAACATATGTTTTATTCAAGACTCCATTTGGATTAAGATTAAGAGCTGTAGGTGAATATCCTAAATCAGCTGATACAGTTGGGGTTAACGTAGTTAAGATGAGATATATTGCTCTTATAATATCAGGGATATTAGCAGGACTTGGTGGAATATATTTAGCTATGGATGCAAGATTATTTAGAGAAGGTATGATAGCAGGAAAAGGATATATTGCTCTTGCAGCAGTTATTTTTGGTAACTGGAAGCCAAAAGGCGCATTTTTAGCATGTATAGTTTTTGGTGCTTCAGAAGCTTTATCTATATTAGCGCAAGCTTTTGGATGGAATATACCATTAGAATTCTATTATGCACTTCCATATTTATTAACAATGTTAGCTTTAGCTGGATTTGTTGGAAAAACAACAGCACCAGCAGCTTTAGGAGAAGTATACGAAAAAGGACAAAGATAA
- a CDS encoding sugar-binding transcriptional regulator: MYELIKLQQKIVPEIMSEMIKRYNILRAIYDNEPVGRRLIANVLQLGERVIRTEVDFLKRANLIDVNVSGMTVTDEGKEIIHKLKEIVHELQGLSEIEDQLRKALGIRNAIIVCGDMEEDGSLINEIGRTSANYLKSVVKSGNVVAVTGGSTVKACIDNVPKINNLKDILVLPARGGMGKDVARQANTLAATLAGQLNGKHKLLHVPDNFSDEKILKEIRNERSIKEVLEKLKSCDILIFGIGRADEMGRRRGLCEESLNSILEKGAVGEAFGHYFNKDGKIIFSTPTIGFSTEDIWNISTLIAVAGKKSKAEAIISTLINKKNSVLITDEGTAKEILNILNE; this comes from the coding sequence TTGTATGAACTAATTAAACTACAGCAAAAAATAGTTCCAGAGATTATGTCTGAAATGATAAAAAGATATAATATTCTAAGAGCTATTTATGATAATGAGCCAGTAGGAAGAAGATTAATAGCAAATGTTCTTCAATTAGGTGAAAGAGTCATAAGAACAGAGGTAGATTTTTTAAAAAGAGCAAACCTTATAGATGTTAATGTTTCTGGAATGACTGTCACCGATGAAGGAAAAGAAATAATACATAAACTAAAAGAGATAGTTCATGAATTACAGGGATTATCAGAAATTGAAGATCAATTACGCAAAGCTTTAGGTATAAGAAATGCCATTATAGTATGCGGTGATATGGAGGAAGATGGAAGCCTAATTAATGAAATAGGTAGAACTTCCGCAAACTACTTGAAAAGTGTTGTGAAAAGTGGTAATGTTGTAGCTGTGACAGGTGGATCAACAGTGAAAGCTTGTATAGACAATGTTCCCAAAATTAACAACCTTAAAGACATTTTAGTTTTACCAGCTAGAGGTGGTATGGGGAAAGATGTCGCAAGACAAGCAAATACCTTAGCTGCAACTTTGGCAGGTCAATTAAATGGAAAACATAAATTACTTCATGTTCCAGATAATTTTAGTGACGAGAAAATTCTAAAGGAAATAAGAAATGAGAGATCAATAAAAGAAGTTTTAGAAAAACTAAAAAGTTGTGATATTTTAATTTTTGGAATTGGACGAGCTGATGAAATGGGACGTAGAAGAGGACTTTGCGAAGAGTCATTAAATAGTATACTTGAAAAAGGTGCTGTAGGAGAAGCTTTTGGACATTACTTTAATAAAGATGGAAAAATAATATTTTCTACACCTACTATAGGATTTAGTACAGAAGATATTTGGAATATAAGTACGCTTATAGCAGTAGCAGGAAAGAAAAGTAAAGCAGAAGCTATAATTTCTACATTGATTAATAAAAAAAATTCTGTTTTAATAACAGATGAAGGTACAGCAAAAGAAATCTTGAATATTCTTAATGAATAA
- the gap gene encoding type I glyceraldehyde-3-phosphate dehydrogenase, with product MVKVAINGFGRIGRLALRLMIENPEFDVVAINDLTDAKTLAHLFKYDSSQGRFNGEIEVKEGAFVVNGHEIKVTAERNPADLPWKELGVDVVLECTGFFTSQEKAGLHLEAGAKKVVISAPATGDLKTVVFNTNNDILDGTETVISGASCTTNCLAPMAKVLNDKFGIEKGFMTTIHAYTNDQNTLDGPHAKGDLRRARAAAASIVPNSTGAAKAIGLVIPELQGKLDGGAQRVPVITGSLTELVCNLEKKVTVDEINAAMKAAANESFGYTDEPLVSADIIGITYGSLFDATQTKVMEVNGQQLVKVAAWYDNEMSYTNQLIRTLKYFVTR from the coding sequence ATGGTAAAGGTAGCAATTAACGGATTCGGAAGAATCGGTAGATTAGCATTAAGATTAATGATTGAAAATCCAGAATTTGATGTAGTGGCAATTAATGACTTAACTGACGCTAAGACATTAGCTCACTTATTCAAATATGATTCATCTCAAGGAAGATTCAATGGTGAAATAGAAGTTAAAGAAGGTGCTTTCGTTGTTAACGGACATGAAATCAAAGTTACAGCTGAAAGAAACCCAGCAGACTTACCATGGAAAGAATTAGGAGTAGACGTAGTACTAGAATGTACTGGTTTCTTCACTTCACAAGAAAAAGCAGGATTACACTTAGAAGCAGGTGCTAAGAAAGTTGTTATTTCAGCTCCAGCTACTGGTGACTTAAAGACTGTTGTATTCAACACTAACAACGATATCTTAGATGGTACTGAAACAGTTATTTCAGGTGCTTCATGTACTACTAACTGCTTAGCTCCAATGGCTAAAGTATTAAACGATAAGTTCGGAATCGAAAAAGGATTCATGACTACTATCCACGCTTACACTAACGATCAAAACACTTTAGACGGCCCTCACGCTAAAGGTGATTTAAGAAGAGCTAGAGCTGCTGCAGCTTCTATCGTTCCTAACTCAACTGGTGCTGCTAAAGCAATCGGATTAGTTATCCCTGAATTACAAGGTAAGTTAGATGGAGGAGCTCAAAGAGTTCCAGTTATCACTGGTTCATTAACTGAATTAGTATGTAACTTAGAAAAGAAAGTAACTGTTGATGAAATCAACGCTGCTATGAAAGCTGCTGCTAATGAATCATTCGGATACACTGATGAACCATTAGTTTCTGCAGATATTATCGGAATCACTTACGGTTCATTATTCGATGCTACTCAAACTAAGGTTATGGAAGTTAACGGACAACAATTAGTTAAAGTTGCAGCTTGGTACGACAATGAAATGTCATACACTAACCAATTAATCAGAACATTAAAGTATTTTGTTACTAGATAG
- a CDS encoding phosphoglycerate kinase, producing MKFNKKSVEDIKDQVAGKRVLVRCDFNVPLKDGVITDENRLVGAMPTIKTLVDNGAKVILCSHLGKAKGPDATKTLAPVAKRLSEMLGKEVVFAADDVVVGENAKKAVAEMKDGDVVLLENTRFRPEEGKCEDSFSKDLASLADIYVNDAFGTAHRAHCSTVGVTKFVDTAVCGYLIQKELKFLGEAVENPVKPFVAILGGAKVSDKIAVINNLLDKVDTIIIGGGMAYTFLKAQGYTIGSSLCEEDRMDYALDMIKKAEEKGVKFLLPVDHVCGKEFNENTEVLTTEDQNIPEGWMGLDIGPKSGKLFADAVKNAKTVIWNGPMGVSEWKNFAGGTVAVAESMAQSDATTIIGGGDSAAAVNNLGFGDKMSHISTGGGASLEFLEGKELPGIVALNDK from the coding sequence ATGAAATTCAATAAAAAGAGCGTTGAAGACATCAAAGATCAAGTTGCTGGTAAAAGAGTACTAGTAAGATGTGACTTCAATGTACCATTAAAAGATGGTGTTATTACTGATGAAAATAGATTAGTTGGAGCTATGCCAACAATAAAGACTTTAGTTGATAATGGAGCTAAGGTTATCCTTTGCTCACACCTTGGAAAAGCTAAAGGACCAGATGCTACTAAAACTTTAGCACCAGTTGCTAAGAGATTATCAGAAATGCTTGGAAAAGAAGTTGTTTTCGCTGCTGATGATGTAGTAGTTGGAGAAAACGCTAAAAAAGCTGTTGCTGAAATGAAAGACGGAGACGTTGTTTTATTAGAAAACACTAGATTCAGACCAGAAGAAGGTAAATGTGAAGATTCATTCTCAAAAGATTTAGCTTCTTTAGCAGATATCTATGTTAATGATGCTTTTGGTACTGCTCACAGAGCTCACTGCTCAACTGTAGGAGTAACTAAATTCGTTGACACTGCTGTTTGTGGATACTTAATCCAAAAAGAATTAAAATTCTTAGGTGAAGCTGTTGAAAATCCAGTTAAACCTTTCGTTGCTATCTTAGGTGGAGCTAAAGTTTCAGATAAGATTGCTGTTATCAACAATCTTTTAGATAAAGTTGATACAATCATCATCGGTGGTGGTATGGCTTATACTTTCTTAAAAGCTCAAGGTTACACAATCGGTTCTTCATTATGTGAAGAAGATAGAATGGATTATGCTCTAGACATGATCAAGAAAGCAGAAGAAAAGGGAGTTAAATTCTTATTACCAGTAGATCACGTTTGCGGTAAAGAATTTAACGAAAATACTGAAGTATTAACTACTGAAGATCAAAATATTCCAGAAGGATGGATGGGATTAGATATCGGACCTAAATCTGGTAAATTATTTGCTGATGCAGTTAAGAACGCTAAGACTGTTATCTGGAATGGACCAATGGGAGTTTCTGAATGGAAGAACTTTGCAGGTGGTACTGTAGCTGTTGCAGAATCAATGGCACAAAGTGATGCTACTACTATAATCGGTGGTGGAGATTCAGCTGCTGCTGTTAACAATTTAGGATTCGGAGACAAGATGAGCCACATTTCAACTGGTGGTGGAGCATCATTAGAATTCTTAGAAGGTAAAGAATTACCAGGAATCGTTGCATTAAACGACAAATAG
- the tpiA gene encoding triose-phosphate isomerase, protein MRKPIIAGNWKMHMTVDETVNYINEFKPLVEGANCDVVLCVPFTSLDAAVKAAKGSNVKIGAENMHFEEKGAFTGEIAPTMLTALGVEYVVIGHSERRQYFNETDEACNKKVKKALEHNLVPILCCGESLEQRESGVTDEVNSKQVKAAFEGVSAEDAVKVVVAYEPIWAIGTGKTATDDQANETIMAIRATLADVYGKEVADKIRIQYGGSVKPATIKAQMAKSDIDGALVGGASLVPADFAQIVNFDK, encoded by the coding sequence ATGAGAAAGCCAATAATCGCTGGAAACTGGAAAATGCACATGACTGTAGATGAAACAGTTAATTATATAAATGAATTTAAACCATTAGTAGAAGGAGCAAACTGTGATGTAGTACTTTGCGTACCTTTTACATCTTTAGATGCTGCTGTTAAAGCTGCTAAAGGAAGCAATGTTAAAATCGGTGCTGAAAACATGCACTTTGAAGAAAAAGGTGCTTTCACTGGAGAAATAGCTCCAACTATGTTAACTGCTCTTGGAGTAGAATATGTTGTTATCGGACACAGTGAAAGAAGACAATATTTCAATGAAACTGATGAAGCTTGCAACAAGAAAGTTAAAAAAGCTTTAGAACATAACTTAGTACCAATTCTTTGCTGTGGTGAATCTTTAGAACAAAGAGAATCAGGTGTTACAGATGAAGTAAACAGCAAACAAGTTAAAGCTGCTTTTGAAGGTGTTTCTGCTGAAGATGCAGTTAAAGTTGTTGTTGCTTACGAACCAATCTGGGCTATCGGAACTGGTAAAACAGCTACTGATGATCAAGCAAATGAAACAATCATGGCTATAAGAGCTACTTTAGCTGATGTATATGGAAAAGAAGTTGCTGATAAGATCAGAATTCAATACGGTGGATCAGTTAAGCCAGCTACAATTAAAGCTCAAATGGCTAAGAGTGACATTGATGGTGCATTAGTTGGAGGAGCTTCATTAGTTCCTGCTGATTTTGCACAAATCGTTAACTTTGATAAATAG
- the gpmI gene encoding 2,3-bisphosphoglycerate-independent phosphoglycerate mutase: MAKKPTLLAILDGFGLTNHVEGNAVAAANTPNIDKYVEMYPHTQIGASGMAVGLPDGQMGNSEVGHLNIGAGRIVYQSLTKITKSINDGDFFTNPALVKAVNNVKENGGALHLMGLLSPGGVHSHIDHLKGLIDLAKKNDIKEVYIHGFLDGRDVAPSSALEYIAEIENYMNEVGVGKIATLSGRYYAMDRDNRWERVELAYNAMVLGEGETATSAVEAVEKSYHDNKTDEFVLPTVIDKAGAIKNGDSVIFFNFRPDRAREITRAINDRQFDGFKRNTLNLVFVTMTEYDSTLEGVEVAFGPEVLTNTLGEFLAKNGLNQLRIAETEKYAHVTFFFNGGVEEPNANEDRQIVASPKVATYDLKPEMSAYELTETLVGKINEDKYDVIILNFANPDMVGHTGVFDAAKKAVEAVDECLGKVVDAVLAKEGRVFVTADHGNAEQMIDYSTGKAMTAHTTGPVPFIYIAKDAKPLREGGKLADIAPTMIEAMGLEKPVEMTGESLIAK, from the coding sequence ATGGCAAAGAAACCTACTTTACTTGCTATTTTAGATGGATTTGGATTGACTAATCATGTGGAAGGAAATGCTGTAGCTGCAGCTAATACTCCAAATATTGATAAATACGTAGAAATGTACCCACACACACAAATAGGAGCATCAGGAATGGCTGTTGGTCTTCCAGATGGACAAATGGGTAACTCAGAAGTTGGGCATTTAAATATTGGTGCAGGAAGAATAGTATATCAATCATTAACTAAGATTACTAAATCAATTAATGATGGAGATTTCTTTACAAATCCAGCTTTGGTTAAAGCTGTTAATAATGTAAAAGAAAATGGTGGAGCTTTACACTTAATGGGTCTTCTATCACCAGGTGGAGTTCACTCTCATATTGATCATCTTAAGGGATTAATAGATCTTGCAAAGAAAAATGACATAAAAGAAGTTTATATTCATGGTTTCCTAGATGGTAGAGATGTTGCACCATCATCGGCTCTTGAATATATTGCAGAAATAGAAAACTACATGAATGAAGTAGGTGTTGGTAAGATAGCTACTTTATCAGGAAGATACTATGCAATGGATAGAGATAACAGATGGGAAAGAGTAGAATTAGCATATAATGCTATGGTTCTTGGAGAAGGTGAAACTGCAACTTCTGCTGTAGAAGCTGTAGAAAAATCTTATCATGATAATAAAACTGATGAGTTTGTATTACCAACAGTAATTGATAAAGCTGGAGCAATTAAGAATGGTGATTCAGTTATATTCTTCAACTTTAGACCAGATAGAGCAAGAGAAATAACTAGAGCTATCAATGATAGACAATTCGATGGATTCAAGAGAAATACTTTAAATTTAGTATTTGTAACAATGACTGAATATGATTCAACTCTAGAAGGTGTTGAAGTTGCTTTTGGTCCTGAAGTTTTAACAAATACTTTAGGAGAATTCTTAGCTAAAAATGGATTAAACCAATTAAGAATTGCAGAAACTGAAAAATATGCTCACGTTACTTTCTTCTTCAATGGTGGTGTAGAAGAACCAAATGCAAACGAAGATAGACAAATCGTTGCTTCACCAAAGGTTGCAACTTATGATCTTAAGCCAGAAATGAGTGCTTATGAATTAACTGAAACTTTAGTTGGAAAAATTAATGAAGATAAGTACGATGTTATTATTCTAAACTTTGCTAACCCAGATATGGTTGGACATACTGGAGTGTTTGATGCAGCTAAGAAAGCAGTTGAAGCTGTTGATGAATGTTTAGGTAAAGTTGTAGATGCAGTTCTTGCAAAAGAAGGTAGAGTATTTGTAACAGCTGACCACGGTAATGCTGAACAAATGATTGATTACTCTACTGGTAAAGCTATGACAGCTCATACTACAGGACCAGTACCATTCATATATATTGCAAAGGATGCTAAGCCTTTAAGAGAAGGTGGAAAGCTTGCAGATATAGCTCCAACAATGATTGAAGCAATGGGACTTGAAAAACCAGTAGAAATGACTGGAGAAAGCTTAATAGCTAAATAG
- a CDS encoding protein kinase codes for MKGGFCYCPDFDEEMEEIFKEAEFLGEGNNGIVYEIPGNKVLKIFKENKVCEDEKSILLKTQKSKNFPKIYKHGKYYILREKIEGIRLDDYIERHGMSFQLAKTLYRLLKEFEKLKFTKRDIRCKDLYLINAKHIRVIDPKKSYTRKVDYPRHLMKGLRRKGVLDEFLGYIEIIDRKKAREWRKKINIYFQELDNKKKDNYFE; via the coding sequence ATGAAGGGTGGATTTTGTTATTGTCCAGATTTTGATGAAGAAATGGAAGAAATATTTAAAGAAGCTGAATTTCTTGGAGAAGGTAACAATGGTATAGTTTATGAAATTCCTGGCAATAAAGTACTTAAAATATTTAAAGAAAATAAAGTATGTGAAGATGAAAAATCAATTTTACTTAAAACACAAAAATCTAAAAACTTTCCTAAAATCTATAAACATGGTAAGTATTATATTTTAAGAGAAAAAATCGAAGGGATACGGTTAGATGATTATATAGAAAGACATGGTATGAGCTTTCAGTTGGCAAAAACTTTATATCGCTTATTAAAGGAATTTGAAAAACTTAAATTTACAAAGAGAGATATAAGATGTAAAGATTTGTATTTAATTAACGCTAAACATATAAGAGTAATAGACCCTAAAAAATCTTATACAAGAAAAGTAGATTATCCTAGGCATCTTATGAAAGGATTAAGAAGAAAAGGGGTATTAGATGAGTTTTTAGGATATATAGAGATTATAGATAGAAAGAAAGCTAGAGAGTGGAGAAAAAAGATAAATATATATTTTCAAGAATTGGATAATAAGAAAAAAGATAATTATTTTGAATAG
- the eno gene encoding phosphopyruvate hydratase, which translates to MKQYIEIVDVYARQILDSRSFPTVEVEVMLEDGFVGTAAVPSGASTGIFEAVELRDDDASKYNGKGVLKAVDNVNNIIAEELIGMNALDQVLIDETLIGLDGTENKGKLGANATLGVSLAVAKAAANALGLSLYQYIGGVNAKVLPVPMMNIINGGKHADNNVDLQEFMIMPVGAPNFSEALRMSSEVYHMLKKTLKSKGYDTGVGDEGGFAPNLKSNEEAIVVIVEAIEKAGYKPGSDFYIALDPASSEIYEDGKYNLAGEGRVLSPEEMADYYAQLVEKYPIISIEDGMAEEDWEGWKILTEKIGNKVQLVGDDLFVTNEKRLAMGIEKKVANSILIKLNQIGTLTETLNAIEKANRAGYTAVVSHRSGETEDTTIADLVVALNAGQIKTGAPARSERVAKYNQLLRIEDELGEVGEYRGIKAFFNLNK; encoded by the coding sequence ATGAAACAGTACATAGAAATTGTAGATGTATATGCAAGACAAATTTTAGACTCAAGAAGTTTTCCAACTGTAGAGGTAGAGGTAATGTTGGAAGATGGATTTGTAGGAACAGCAGCAGTCCCTTCTGGAGCTTCTACTGGAATATTTGAAGCAGTAGAACTTAGAGATGATGATGCTTCTAAGTACAATGGAAAAGGGGTACTTAAAGCTGTTGATAATGTAAATAATATAATTGCTGAAGAACTTATTGGTATGAATGCTTTAGATCAAGTTTTAATAGACGAGACTTTAATAGGACTTGATGGAACTGAAAATAAAGGTAAACTTGGAGCGAATGCTACACTTGGAGTTTCTCTAGCCGTTGCAAAAGCTGCAGCCAATGCATTAGGGTTATCATTATATCAATATATTGGTGGTGTAAATGCAAAAGTATTACCAGTACCTATGATGAATATAATAAATGGTGGTAAACATGCTGACAATAACGTAGATTTGCAAGAATTTATGATTATGCCAGTAGGGGCACCAAATTTTAGTGAAGCATTAAGAATGTCTTCTGAAGTATATCATATGTTGAAGAAAACTTTAAAATCAAAAGGATATGATACTGGAGTAGGAGATGAAGGTGGTTTTGCACCAAATCTTAAGAGTAATGAAGAAGCTATAGTAGTTATAGTGGAAGCTATAGAAAAGGCTGGATATAAGCCAGGTAGTGATTTTTATATAGCTCTTGACCCTGCATCATCTGAAATTTATGAAGATGGAAAATATAATTTAGCTGGTGAAGGTAGAGTATTATCTCCAGAAGAAATGGCTGATTATTATGCACAATTAGTAGAAAAATATCCTATTATTTCAATAGAAGATGGAATGGCAGAGGAAGACTGGGAAGGATGGAAAATACTAACTGAAAAAATTGGTAATAAAGTTCAATTAGTTGGAGATGATTTATTTGTTACTAATGAAAAGAGATTAGCAATGGGGATAGAGAAAAAAGTAGCAAACTCTATACTTATAAAGTTAAATCAAATTGGTACATTAACAGAAACATTAAATGCAATAGAAAAGGCTAATAGAGCAGGTTATACTGCTGTAGTTTCACATAGAAGTGGAGAAACAGAAGATACAACAATAGCAGACTTAGTTGTAGCATTAAATGCTGGTCAAATAAAAACTGGAGCGCCAGCTAGAAGTGAAAGAGTTGCTAAATATAATCAATTATTAAGAATTGAAGATGAACTTGGAGAAGTCGGTGAATATAGAGGAATAAAAGCATTCTTTAATTTAAATAAATAG
- a CDS encoding MGDG synthase family glycosyltransferase: MKVIILSASIGGGHMSASNALKSYLLDNSKGIEVEVIDTLKYINPLLNKLIVNGYVFLVKKLSWVYEKIYDITDEENVFSLLVEAIEKLFSNKLLKLINNKEIDIIITTHPFAEEMVSVLKERGKIKVKHICIMTDYSPHNSWINNNVDHYIVSNEAMKIKMIERGIEDKKVHAYGIPIDNKFLRDIDKINVLNSEGLDPNITTVLLMGGSFGVKNIIDIYREISTIEIEFQVIVIVGNNRSLYRDMQKEIMNSSKKTKLIGFTSEVDKYMKVSDILITKPGGLTVTEALVSNIPMIIFDAIPGQEEENSKFLIENDVAVSIGNGIRCSTSIEELLKNEKRILGMKEKCKNISKPFVNKNILNLINNEI, translated from the coding sequence ATGAAGGTTATTATACTATCTGCTTCTATAGGTGGTGGACATATGAGTGCATCCAATGCATTAAAATCATATTTACTAGATAATTCTAAAGGTATAGAAGTTGAGGTAATAGACACTTTAAAATATATTAATCCATTACTTAATAAATTGATTGTTAATGGATATGTTTTTTTAGTCAAAAAATTATCATGGGTCTATGAAAAGATATATGATATTACTGATGAAGAAAATGTGTTTTCTTTATTAGTTGAAGCAATTGAAAAATTATTTAGCAATAAACTTTTAAAATTAATAAATAATAAAGAAATAGATATAATTATAACCACCCATCCTTTTGCAGAAGAAATGGTTTCTGTATTAAAAGAAAGAGGAAAAATTAAAGTAAAACATATATGTATAATGACAGATTATTCACCACATAATTCATGGATAAATAATAATGTAGATCACTATATTGTATCCAATGAAGCGATGAAAATAAAGATGATTGAAAGAGGAATTGAAGATAAAAAAGTGCATGCATATGGAATTCCTATAGACAATAAATTTTTGAGGGACATAGACAAGATAAATGTATTAAATTCAGAAGGATTAGATCCCAATATCACTACTGTATTATTAATGGGAGGGAGTTTTGGAGTAAAAAATATAATAGATATATATAGGGAAATTTCCACCATAGAAATTGAATTTCAGGTAATTGTTATTGTTGGAAATAATAGAAGCTTGTATAGAGATATGCAAAAAGAAATAATGAATAGTAGTAAGAAAACTAAACTTATAGGATTTACAAGTGAAGTAGATAAGTATATGAAGGTGTCAGATATATTAATAACAAAGCCAGGAGGATTAACAGTTACAGAAGCTTTAGTTTCTAATATTCCAATGATTATATTTGATGCTATACCTGGTCAAGAAGAGGAAAATTCAAAGTTTTTAATAGAAAATGATGTGGCCGTAAGTATAGGTAATGGGATAAGGTGTAGCACAAGCATAGAAGAATTATTAAAAAATGAAAAAAGAATTTTAGGAATGAAAGAAAAATGTAAAAATATTAGTAAACCTTTTGTTAATAAGAATATTTTGAACTTAATAAATAATGAAATATAA
- a CDS encoding DUF368 domain-containing protein produces the protein MFIINFIRGFFMALADSVPGVSGGTIAFLLGFYDNFINSLNALVSIKSSREEKKKSLIFLIKLGIGWVIGFLLSMIILSSIFEKEIYKISSVFIGFIVLAIPIVIKEEKDSIVGKYKNIIFTIVGILIVAAITYFNPSGGDGFKLSLDNLSIGLGLYVFFVGMIAISAMVLPGISGSTLLLIFGLYVPIVNAIKETLKINLSYLPILIIFGLGVIAGIVSVIRLLKYVLENYRSQVIYLILGLMIGSLYAVFMGPTTLETPKDPMSLKTFSIVYFVIGGAVIFALQQLKVFFEKK, from the coding sequence ATGTTTATAATCAATTTTATTCGCGGATTTTTTATGGCACTAGCTGATAGTGTACCAGGTGTATCTGGTGGTACCATAGCATTTTTATTAGGATTTTATGATAACTTTATAAACTCACTTAATGCACTAGTATCTATAAAAAGTTCTAGAGAAGAAAAGAAAAAATCTTTAATATTTCTTATTAAACTTGGTATAGGTTGGGTTATAGGATTTTTATTATCTATGATAATACTATCATCAATTTTTGAAAAAGAAATATATAAAATTAGTTCAGTATTTATAGGATTTATAGTATTAGCAATTCCTATAGTTATAAAAGAAGAAAAAGATTCTATTGTTGGTAAATATAAAAACATAATATTTACCATTGTAGGTATATTAATAGTTGCTGCAATTACATATTTTAATCCTTCTGGTGGGGACGGTTTTAAATTATCACTTGACAACCTTTCCATTGGTCTTGGACTTTATGTGTTTTTTGTAGGTATGATTGCAATTTCTGCAATGGTTTTACCTGGTATATCCGGTTCAACACTTTTACTTATATTTGGACTTTATGTACCAATTGTAAACGCTATAAAAGAAACTCTTAAAATTAACTTATCTTACTTACCTATTTTAATAATATTTGGTTTGGGTGTAATTGCTGGTATTGTTTCTGTTATACGTTTATTAAAATATGTATTAGAAAATTATAGATCACAAGTTATTTACTTAATTTTAGGTCTTATGATTGGTTCTCTATATGCTGTTTTTATGGGTCCTACAACTCTTGAAACACCAAAAGATCCGATGTCATTAAAAACGTTCAGCATAGTATACTTTGTAATTGGTGGTGCTGTTATATTTGCATTACAACAATTAAAAGTATTTTTCGAAAAAAAATAG
- the secG gene encoding preprotein translocase subunit SecG gives MKWFLIAALIILSIAMIVLVLMQPSKTDGLKSLTGGQDTFFTKHKTKTRELMLGRATLVVALLLGIVILMMQGPQ, from the coding sequence GTGAAGTGGTTTTTAATAGCAGCATTAATTATATTATCTATAGCTATGATAGTGCTTGTACTTATGCAACCTAGTAAAACAGATGGATTAAAATCATTAACAGGTGGTCAAGATACATTTTTTACAAAACATAAAACTAAAACAAGAGAATTAATGTTAGGAAGAGCAACATTAGTTGTAGCATTATTACTTGGAATCGTTATATTGATGATGCAAGGTCCACAATAA